A genomic window from Yarrowia lipolytica chromosome 1D, complete sequence includes:
- a CDS encoding uncharacterized protein (Compare to YALI0D11044g, weakly similar to uniprot|Q02455 Saccharomyces cerevisiae YKR095w MLP1 myosin-like protein related to USO1P) codes for MAKNPFQRKSKPWDKLKEQETRRRSSLLKENNSNTENEDVPKKIKKRSSSGKKSRDSRDSTELKGASQAYGDYVKSRESLRAKGRESDVSRYEGQLLLNQTLTREKMQLMVELDKARVENEKLLAQIREQDSDSDSDSDSEELQELRENVIKFKENEDNLLELLENLKKEIDTSAKKEQKLAEEIQKRLDTEEELREAMQTQLEEQQVELKQCFEQEMEEQNKLVQIEFDTQLQKELYKQKAELEAEMNEHLQQLSNSNPSSNATSNVEVMKELHNLRQQVSEYQEKISSLETQNAAMVRETKLNVALLEQQKKKIEEQQKELDTLYTKNSGTVFASRPVTSSSFDPDKNKRATKSITTNFKNSTAPKSSSIFSPVASKVAPSLKPDVGVSSLSMSPYLKLGKNKSNGTAGPGSRPSTSSSLASHVTDSPTVSGRPARVKNKPPLPLAATPRRAAQPKGSLFDSPMTSRPTSVAGEDEEAARRRTRRSLMFDSFITKNQLDASESPKRRQSSTPPVEDNKPKKRRKLGGVIVDENDDSEAKLQKQKRVKRPTVAPAAPLFADLSPEKSSVDSSSVTTPRRNPKR; via the coding sequence ATGGCCAAGAATCCCTTCCAACGGAAGTCCAAGCCCTGggacaagctcaaggagcaggagacaCGAAGACGCTCGTCTCTGCTGAAGGaaaacaactccaacactGAAAACGAAGACGtgcccaagaagatcaagaagcGGTCTTCGTCTGGGAAGAAGTCTCGAGACTCTCGAGACTCTACCGAATTGAAGGGCGCTTCACAGGCTTATGGTGACTACGTAAAGTCTCGGGAGAGTCTGCGAGCAAAGGGACGCGAGAGTGACGTCAGTCGATACGAGGGACAGCTGCTTCTGAATCAAACATTGACCAGAGAGAAGATGCAATTGATGGtggagctggacaaggCAAGAGTAGAGAATGAGAAGCTTCTGGCACAGATCAGAGAGCAGGATTCCGATTCCGACTCCGACTCCGACTcggaggagctgcaggagtTGCGGGAGAACGTGATCAAATTCAAGGAGAACGAAGACAATCTGTTAGAGCTGTTGGAGAATCTCAAAAAGGAAATTGACACAAGCGCCAAGAAGGAACAAAAACTTGCCGAGGAGATTCAGAAGCGTTTGGacaccgaggaggagctccgAGAGGCCATGCAGAcacagctggaggagcagcaaGTAGAGCTGAAGCAGTGCTTTGAgcaggagatggaggaacAGAATAAGCTTGTTCAGATCGAGTTCGACACACAGCTTCAGAAAGAACTGTACAAACAAAAGGCTGAGCTCGAGGCTGAGATGAACGAGCATCTTCAACAGCTGTCTAACTCCAACCCCTCCTCAAATGCCACCTCCAATGTCGAGGTAATGAAGGAGCTGCACAACCTGAGACAACAGGTGAGCGAGTACCAGGAGAAGATTTCGTCGCTTGAGACTCAGAACGCGGCCATGGTTAGAGAAACAAAGCTCAACGTTGCATTGCTGGAGCaacagaaaaagaagatcGAAGAACAGCAGAAGGAACTTGATACCCTCTATACCAAGAACAGCGGCACTGTTTTTGCCTCCCGACCTGTTACCAGCTCATCTTTCGATcccgacaagaacaagcgGGCCACGAAATCAATCACGACCAACTTCAAGAACAGCACTGCTCCCAAATCTTCGTCAATTTTCTCCCCTGTTGCATCAAAGGTCGCTCCTTCCCTCAAACCCGATGTGGGCGTGTCATCTCTCTCGATGTCTCCTTATCTGAAGTTGGGAAAGAACAAGAGTAATGGAACCGCTGGCCCCGGATCTCGGCCGTCCACTTCCTCGTCTCTTGCTAGCCACGTCACCGATAGCCCCACAGTTTCTGGACGACCTGCTCGAGTGAAGAATAAGCCTCCCCTTCCTTTGGCCGCTACCCCCAgacgagctgctcagcCCAAGGGTAGTCTGTTCGACTCTCCAATGACATCAAGACCTACTAGTGTTGCTGGAGAGGACGAAGAGGCTGCTCGAAGACGAACTCGACGATCACTCATGTTTGATTCATTCATCACAAAGAACCAACTGGACGCCTCTGAGTCGCCCAAACGACGACAGAGCTCTACTCCTCCAGTAGAGGAcaacaagcccaagaaaCGACGAAAACTAGGTGGAGTGATTGTCGACGAAAACGATGACTCTGAGGCAAAGTTGCAGAAGCAGAAACGAGTCAAGCGACCCACCGTTGCACCTGCTGCTCCACTCTTTGCAGACCTGTCTCCCGAGAAATCTTCTGTGGACAGCTCTTCTGTTACTACACCGCGAAGAAACCCTAAGCGTTAA
- a CDS encoding uncharacterized protein (Compare to YALI0D11066g, weakly similar to uniprot|P48439 Saccharomyces cerevisiae YOR085w OST3 oligosaccharyltransferase gamma subunit P2.113.f2.1) encodes MLLCVVIQGVTLINANITPHWHQRKMHVLAPIVALFLLATTAFAQVFDAEFIRENLPSLSRSKGVIRLNDQNFQKLVGGPRDYHFVVLLTAEAAQFGCHLCKEFGPSFDLLAASYLTDHPDSDNVFFGIADFSESQATYRGLDLTAAPNFWIFPPTEKNIPIGGEHYKFSFPQVDNLEVPAGNFIREVTGKDFKIHYPFRWDKLFSAILTIAGVGVGLVVFKKQLKVFFAKRNVWAAATLVLILMFVAGHMYNIIRKTQYIVADGNNNPVYFVGGFSQQIGVETQIIALTYALLAFCVISLALRAPSLNTGSKQVGVTLALCIVILVAYSFLLAKFHIKNGGYPYHLLNIF; translated from the coding sequence ATGCTGCTATGCGTTGTCATTCAAGGTGTGACATTGATCAACGCGAACATAACACCCCATTGGCATCAACGAAAAATGCACGTTCTAGCGCCAATTGTCGCCCTTTTTCTGCTGGCAACAACGGCTTTTGCCCAGGTTTTCGATGCCGAGTTCATTCGAGAAAACCTGCCCTCTCTGTCTCGATCCAAGGGTGTCATTCGACTCAATGACCAGAACTTCCAGAAGCTTGTCGGTGGACCCCGAGACTACCACTTTGTCGTGCTTCTGACGGCTGAGGCTGCCCAATTCGGCTGCCATCTCTGTAAGGAGTTTGGTCCCTCCTTTGATCTTCTGGCTGCATCCTACCTGACAGACCACCCGGACTCCGACAACGTCTTCTTCGGTATCGCCGACTTCAGTGAGTCCCAGGCCACCTACCGAGGTCTGGACCTCACCGCGGCCCCCAACTTCTGGATTTTCCCTCCCACCGAAAAGAACATCCCCATTGGAGGCGAGCACTACAAGTTTTCCTTCCCCCAGGTCGACAACCTGGAAGTGCCTGCTGGTAACTTCATTCGAGAGGTCACCGGCAAGGACTTTAAGATCCACTACCCCTTCCGATGGGACAAACTGTTCAGCGCCATTCTGACCATTGCTGGTGTGGGTGTCGGTCTTGTCGTGTTCAAGAAACAGCTCAAGGTCTTCTTCGCGAAGCGAAACGTGTGGGCCGCAGCAACCCTggtcctcatcctcatgTTTGTGGCCGGCCACATGTACAACATTATCCGAAAGACCCAGTACATTGTTGCTGatggcaacaacaaccccGTGTACTTTGTCGGCGGCTTCTCTCAGCAGATTGGTGTCGAGACCCAGATTATCGCCCTTACCTACGCGCTCTTGGCTTTTTGCGTGATTTCTCTGGCTCTCCGAGCCCCTTCTCTTAACACTGGAAGCAAGCAGGTTGGTGTCACCCTGGCTCTGTGTATCGTCATTCTGGTGGCCTACAGCTTTctgctggccaagttcCACATCAAGAACGGCGGCTACCCTTACCACCTTCTTAACATCTTCTAG
- a CDS encoding uncharacterized protein (Compare to YALI0D11110g, similar to uniprot|P00937 Saccharomyces cerevisiae YKL211C Anthranilate synthase component II (PRAI), similar to Saccharomyces cerevisiae TRP3 (YKL211C); ancestral locus Anc_1.532) has protein sequence MASKTKVLLIDNYDSFTWNIYEYLCQEGADVEVFRNDKITVEEIEAKNPDIIFISPGPGHPKTDAGVSIDTIHYFKGKKPIVGVCMGQQCMYEAFGGTVGFAGEIVHGKSSPVKHDGKGLFDNIAQDVEVTRYHSLAGTRESLPECLEITAETHNGVIMGVRHKEYVIEGVQFHPEGILTDDGRTMISNVLKFRGGTWADKKSSEDKTPAQTSILQRIYAQRKADVDAQKKIPGQSFEDLQKSLPYAPKLIDVKQRLLQKTPAMMAEIKRASPSKGPIDLQAHAPTQALIYANAGASAISVLTEPHWFKGSLEDMRLVRLAVDSLENRPAILRKEFIFDRYQILEARLNGADTVLLIVKMLDDELLADLYKYSKSLGMEPLVEVASLPEMERANRLNAQLIGVNNRDLHSFNVDLNTTSSVMSLASEDIVIAALSGITCKADVEKYVSEGVKAVLVGEALMRAKDTSAFVKELIG, from the coding sequence ATGGCTTCCAAGACCAAAGTTCTTCTGATCGACAACTACGACTCCTTCACCTGGAACATCTACGAGTACCTGTGCCAGGAGGGAGCCGACGTGGAGGTTTTTCGAAACGACAAGATCaccgtggaggagatcGAGGCTAAGAACCCCGACATCATCTTCATTTCCCCGGGCCCAGGACACCCCAAGACCGATGCTGGAGTGTCTATCGATACCATTCATTATttcaagggcaagaagcCCATTGTTGGAGTCTGTATGGGCCAGCAGTGCATGTACGAGGCCTTTGGGGGCACTGTGGGCTTTGCTGGAGAGATTGTCCATGGTAAGTCTTCTCCCGTCAAGCATGACGGCAAGGGCCTGTTTGACAACATTGCCCAGGATGTGGAGGTGACTCGATATCACTCTCTTGCCGGTACTCGAGAGTCTCTGCCCGAGTGTCTGGAGATCACTGCTGAGACCCACAATGGAGTTATCATGGGAGTGCGACACAAGGAGTATGTCATTGAGGGAGTGCAGTTCCACCCCGAGGGCATTCTGACAGATGACGGCCGAACCATGATCTCCAACGTGCTCAAGTTTCGAGGAGGAACCTGGGCCGATAAGAAGTCTTCCGAGGATAAGACCCCTGCCCAGACCTCTATTCTGCAGCGAATCTACGCCCAGCGAAAGGCCGACGTCGACGCCCAGAAAAAGATCCCCGGCCAGTCGTTTGAGGATCTGCAGAAGTCGCTGCCCTACGCTCCCAAGCTCATCGATGTCAAGCAgcgtcttctccagaagacTCCTGCCATGATGGCCGAGATCAAGCGAGCTTCTCCCTCCAAGGGCCCTATCGATCTGCAGGCTCATGCTCCCACCCAGGCTCTCATCTACGCCAACGCTGGCGCTTCTGCCATCTCTGTCCTCACTGAGCCTCACTGGTTCAAGGGCTCGCTGGAAGACATGCGCCTGGTTCGTCTGGCCGTGGACTCTCTGGAGAACCGACCTGCCATTCTGCGAAAGGAGTTCATCTTCGACCGGTACCAGATTCTTGAGGCCCGACTCAATGGAGCCGACACCGTGCTGCTCATTGTCAAGATGctggacgacgagctgctggcagacctctacaagtactccaAGTCTCTGGGCATGGAGCCGTTGGTGGAGGTTGCTTCTCTGCCCGAGATGGAGCGTGCAAACAGGCTCAACGCTCAGCTCATTGGTGTTAACAACCGAGACCTGCATTCGTTCAACGTGGACCTCAACACCACTTCTTCAGTCATGAGCCTAGCCTCGGAGGATATTGTGATTGCTGCGCTCAGTGGCATCACGTGCAAGGCCGACGTGGAAAAGTACGTTTCCGAGGGTGTCAAGGCTGTTCTTGTCGGCGAGGCTCTCATGCGAGCCAAGGACACTTCGGCTTttgtcaaggagctcattgGTTAG
- a CDS encoding uncharacterized protein (Compare to YALI0D11022g, some similarities with uniprot|Q03722 Saccharomyces cerevisiae YML020W Hypothetical 76.1 kDa protein in UNG1- OST6 intergenic region) has protein sequence MRYKVRKSGKKAMIESKSAQQPEPEFGAPAVAPPAPTFCAPTTALHTDTMILAAADKGKSPDLSVSLQRFSSTNSLRESPREPQHSPNHTHTHQIISHSQSASSSSRSRSSTHSRPCSSSSTPSSSPDIIAQKGIPVSSIASISAISQTPDFQDMGSVHSTLGPSFSFSTRKDKEPAMETEKVLSKPATSPVLSRPNTPGAGADLSASVVETPTSSWWRSKRVSPPPSQPDQTLECTSSACENPNRASDCTLAETQPREPDAIVTSETNTTTVAASSSSSGWWFFSSKTTRTATAQFPEMGSSTSTAVATNPTKATTSDPATSSTSTSAPTSHGDTQAQSAPEIQSKGWFSGWWGSSKNIEASPAGSEEKDVVTSDISELGDDGGEVVAEENKGGGRSWGFWSTGTGAKKTSGEVAVSGLDSKSSPSKEPPNTPRSSPVGSPRMEATEPSEPVKDIPSKDKDQKKLDGATQSGDASPAPPVRKTTKNGKPYRQNLVIPSPDACFPEYSQRDYFLSHLKKLSSYWTPKTTSGDPALNQYNQFHSSVYRTQKLPEVKKAVVIGVHGFFPAKVVRTFIGEPTGTSVRFANMGAEAVERWAKAHDVDIEIERIALEGEGKVLQRVDNLYNILMNWIDHVRSADVIYFCAHSQGVPVAVHILARLIENGLVDHKKIGMLAMAGISLGPFYGLDSKFVMRMYSTSVGTESLAELFEFQDTNSLMARKYLQSLRTVLAHNCKIAFVGSMNDQMVPLYSSTCMHVAHPCIFRAVYVDGKDVAPEFISDLVSLALLLRNIGSTDHNVIKEVSGAVAGALTGGGHSKIYNEASVYDLGFQYIMETTFPSNPVAMSVFEDFEIPKKNPNPYNLPYCMRSMQYETLARPPLRPLLENLNQEFEKWKPESKPLRDLKYRLSPIQNQAKL, from the exons ATGAGATACAAGGTG CGCAAAAGTGGAAAAAAGGCCATGATCGAGTCCAAAAGTGCACAGCAACCAGAGCCCGAGTTCGGGGCGCCCGCAGTCGCTCCACCGGCCCCTACGTTCTGTGCCCCTACAACTGCCCTGCATACAGACACTATGATCCTCGCAGCCGCTGATAAAGGCAAAAGTCCCGACTTGTCTGTCTCATTACAGAGattctcctccacaaatAGCTTAAGAGAAAGCCCGAGAGAACCTCAACACTCTCCCAATCACACTCACACCCACCAAATCATCTCGCACTCGCAATCTGctagcagcagcagcagaagcagaagcagtaCCCACAGCCGGCcttgcagcagcagttctACACCCTCCAGCTCGCCCGATATCATTGCCCAGAAAGGCATCCCTGTCTCGTCCATCGCTTCCATCTCAGCTATTTCCCAGACCCCCGATTTCCAGGACATGGGCTCAGTCCACTCTACGCTAGGACCCAGTTTCAGCTTCTCCACTCGCAAAGATAAGGAGCCTGCCATGGAAACGGAAAAGGTGCTTTCCAAGCCCGCTACATCGCCAGTTTTGTCTCGACCGAATACCCCCGGAGCTGGTGCAGACTTGTCGGCCTCTGTTGTTGAGACCCCAACATCTTCATGGTGGCGCTCAAAGAGAGTTTCCCCCCCTCCATCACAACCAGACCAAACCTTGGAGTGCACAAGCTCCGCATGTGAGAACCCTAACCGCGCATCTGATTGTACGCTTGCGGAGACCCAACCGAGGGAACCCGACGCTATCGTTACCTCCGAAACCAATACGACCACAGTCGCAGCTTCGTCATCCTCTTCTGGCTGGTGGTTTTTCAGCTCCAAGACGACTCGCACAGCCACGGCGCAATTTCCCGAAATGGGCTCCTCTACAAGCACTGCTGTTGCTACCAACCCGACCAAGGCTACAACCTCCGATCCAGCAACcagctccacctccacgtCGGCACCCACCTCACATGGTGATACACAGGCCCAGAGCGCCCCTGAGATTCAGTCCAAGGGCTGGTTTTCGGGCTGGTGGGGCTCGTCTAAAAACATTGAGGCCTCTCCTGCTGGATCCGAGGAAAAAGATGTGGTTACCTCGGACATAAGTGAACTGGGCGATGACGGAGGAGAGGTGGTGGCCGAGGAAAATAAGGGTGGTGGCCGATCCTGGGGGTTCTGGTCGACAGGTACCGGAGCCAAAAAGACCAGCGGTGAAGTAGCTGTCTCGGGTCTTGACTCGAAGTCTTCACCTTCAAAGGAGCCCCCGAACACTCCTCGATCATCTCCTGTGGGATCACCCAGAATGGAGGCCACTGAGCCATCTGAGCCTGTGAAGGATATCCCatccaaggacaaggaccaGAAGAAGTTAGACGGCGCAACCCAGTCCGGAGAcgcttctcctgctcctcctgttcGAAAGACTACAAAGAATGGAAAGCCTTATCGACAGAATCTCGTCATTCCCTCGCCCGACGCATGCTTCCCGGAGTACTCGCAACGAGACTACTTTTTGTCTCACCTCAAGAAGTTGTCTTCTTACTGGACACCCAAAACTACCTCTGGAGACCCCGCTCTGAACCAATACAATCAGTTCCACAGCTCTGTCTACCGAACACAGAAGCTGCctgaggtcaagaaggccgtTGTCATTGGTGTGCATGGTTTCTTCCCAGCAAAGGTGGTTAGAACCTTTATCGGAGAGCCCACAGGAACCTCTGTGCGGTTTGCGAACATGGGAGCCGAGGCCGTGGAACGATGGGCCAAGGCTCATGATGTTGACATTGAGATTGAGCGAATCGCTCTGGAAGGAGAGGGCAAGGTTCTGCAGCGGGTGGACAACCTGTACAACATTCTTATGAACTGGATCGACCACGTCCGAAGCGCCGACGTTATTTATTTCTGCGCCCACTCCCAGGGTGTGCCCGTGGCCGTCCACATTCTTGCTCGGCTAATCGAGAACGGTCTCGTGGACCACAAGAAGATTGGTATGTTGGCCATGGCCGGTATTTCGCTCGGCCCCTTTTACGGTCTGGACTCCAAGTTCGTGATGCGAATGTACTCTACTTCCGTTGGAACCGAGTCCCTGGCCGAGCTCTTCGAGTTCCAGGATACTAACTCTCTCATGGCTCGAAAGTACTTGCAGTCTCTTCGAACTGTTCTTGCGCACAACTGCAAGATTGCTTTCGTCGGCTCCATGAACGACCAGATGGTCCCTCTCTACTCCTCCACATGCATGCATGTCGCACACCCCTGCATCTTCCGCGCAGTGTACGTTGACGGTAAGGATGTGGCTCCTGAGTTCATTTCTGACCTGGTGTCCCTTGCCCTGCTGCTCCGGAACATTGGTTCTACTGATCACAatgtcatcaaggaggtcaGCGGAGCTGTTGCAGGTGCCCTAACCGGGGGTGGTCACTCCAAAATCTACAATGAAGCTTCAGTCTACGATCTGGGCTTCCAATACATCATGGAGACTACCTTTCCCTCCAACCCTGTGGCCATGTCCGTCTTTGAGGATTTTGAGATCCCCAAAAAGAACCCCAATCCCTACAATCTCCCCTATTGCATGCGAAGTATGCAATACGAGACGCTGGCCCGACCGCCGCTTCGGCCTCTGCTTGAGAACCTAAACCAGGAATTTGAAAAGTGGAAGCCCGAAAGCAAGCCTCTGAGGGACCTGAAGTATAGACTGAGTCCTATTCAGAACCAAGCCAAGCTCTGA
- a CDS encoding uncharacterized protein (Compare to YALI0D11088g, weakly similar to uniprot|Q07533 Saccharomyces cerevisiae YDL117w CYK3 similarity to hypothetical S. pombe protein protein possibly involved in cytokinesis, similar to Saccharomyces cerevisiae CYK3 (YDL117W); ancestral locus Anc_2.319) — translation MTDTFTVPYLPCQVKAIYSWSGEEDNDLGFIEGDIIDVLNTGDGNWWTGKLRRNNVTGVFPRNFVVLDEPKGGRRPHQPPQKRYTLCDGDDSYNGGYSSADASQVSLELTRSPSTEVSALDIAKPVNGGYKSLDPAQSSPQSFDPLAKLSMHLQSIDLGHDPLYPPVPPHGVKQTSNTRSGNQSTNSHNATYDKYSSLSNHKRTNSDDGNFSGDFSGDYSGDLVNHKFDRDITPRHNGLDRTPSPLRNAMDDVLLSLDGMKQGARAQQDYRDFTPTKDRPYGAVHTPMAYRPEARRQLSYHEKRSSWIQSAGQKTFHMGDNESAASSDDEEDVPFSPDSYGKLPFSPDSYSGGSAGVHRADTVNSYSSEMTKMSGVSGCSLPTTVSDFSATSAADFHMRQGLHEVTTKYMADIESTMKTDSADYDATEVPVALPNQLGPEKSLKMRKSTGFLKKFIKKVTNTVPSSGSTPNMYKTAFVESSPSSRASPKRTASIKSNKSSRSLRSIKSLSAISFSSSNFSSAALMSEPSKTSNVKQSAVDPKQWIEIRQNVHRANTVTAVERKERQKKLALEGIRCIEPLKKTAQLISPRKIETDLSHVDRYVRTQMSSLASSSTPHLLMSRHVMPQFQYEIERLRAVFMFCSEKLKWTGDHAERYDIDLQATMQSRKATTQEVAMLVSHMCAALGVHCQVIPGMLKAPGGVFDSRSTLTPNHFWNAVLVDDQWRVMDCTLANPSFPLRYQYSAASDRACDDFYFLASPAEAIYTHIPTKETYQHLEPGPLDLMTALALPVLCPKYWDTRVKLTNYDTTLMRLKNLEVGEVTFTVSPDMEIFADVQPGSFAAHGHSAMLEYAASRTIQKVPTLCQVYWEFGKRIYRVKAVLPPGFAQGLVNVYCGPKGKNSSHRKNHHPVVAAFPITHSGTTQQFEFVIRHPTPHCKLQDLYVVQPQCYKLTVGNIYHFAIKQHPSSGINSGSGFARTKIAIQPPSGKITKLVLKEDDSTTTHGLWELSVKCTESGPWRALVLTDSGSAWSVFAEWLCS, via the coding sequence ATGACCGACACCTTCACGGTTCCGTACCTGCCCTGCCaggtcaaggccatctACTCGTGGTCGGGCGAGGAAGACAACGACCTGGGCTTCATTGAAGGAGACATCATTGACGTCCTCAACACGGGAGACGGAAACTGGTGGACTGGCAAACTACGACGAAACAACGTCACTGGAGTGTTCCCTCGCAACTTTGTGGTTCTGGACGAGCCCAAGGGCGGCCGACGACCCCACCAGCCGCCTCAGAAACGGTACACTCTGTGTGACGGAGACGACAGCTACAACGGAGGATACAGCTCAGCTGACGCTTCTCAGGTGTCTCTGGAGCTGACGAGGTCTCCCTCGACTGAAGTGTCTGCTCTGGACATTGCTAAGCCCGTCAATGGCGGTTACAAGTCTTTGGATCCCGCTCAATCTTCGCCACAGTCTTTTGACCCACTTGCTAAGCTAAGTATGCATCTTCAGAGTATTGATCTGGGACATGATCCACTGTACcctcctgttcctcctcatGGAGTGAAGCAAACCTCCAACACACGCAGCGGCAATCAGTCTACAAACTCACACAATGCCACCTACGACAAATACTCATCTCTGTCTAACCACAAAAGAACCAACTCGGATGATGGTAACTTTTCTGGCGACTTTTCCGGAGACTACTCTGGGGATCTGGTCAACCACAAGTTTGACAGAGACATTACTCCACGACACAATGGTCTCGACCGGACGCCATCGCCGCTCAGAAACGCCATGGACGACGTTCTGCTGAGTCTAGATGGTATGAAACAAGGTGCTAGAGCACAACAAGACTACAGAGATTTCACACCTACCAAAGACAGACCATACGGGGCTGTCCATACGCCAATGGCGTACCGACCTGAGGCAAGGAGACAGTTGTCGTACCACGAGAAACGGTCCTCTTGGATCCAAAGTGCAGGCCAGAAGACTTTTCATATGGGCGACAATGAGAGTGCGGCTTCTTCAgacgacgaagaagatGTTCCATTTTCTCCCGACTCTTATGGCAAGCTTCCATTTTCGCCTGACTCGTACAGTGGGGGTTCTGCTGGAGTCCATCGAGCAGACACTGTcaactcgtactcctcggAGATGACAAAAATGTCTGGGGTTTCGGGCTGTTCTTTGCCGACCACTGTGTCTGATTTCAGTGCcacttctgctgctgactTCCACATGCGCCAGGGTCTCCACGAAGTGACCACAAAGTACATGGCTGACATTGAGTCCACTATGAAGACAGATTCCGCTGACTACGATGCCACGGAGGTGCCCGTGGCTCTGCCCAACCAGTTGGGTCCCGAGAAGTCGCTCAAGATGCGAAAGTCCACGGGCTTCCTCAAGAAGTTCATTAAGAAGGTGACCAACACAGTTCCTTCTTCAGGCTCGACTCCAAACATGTACAAGACAGCATTTGTGGAGTCTTCGCCGTCTTCACGAGCTTCGCCCAAACGAACCGCTTCCATCAAGTCCAACAAGTCCAGTCGCTCGCTCCGGTCCATCAAGTCTCTgtcggcaatctccttctcctccagcaactTCAGCTCCGCAGCTCTCATGAGCGAACCAAGCAAGACCAGCAATGTCAAGCAGTCGGCTGTGGATCCCAAACAGTGGATTGAGATTCGCCAGAATGTCCACAGGGCCAACACCGTTACCGCTGTGGAACGTAAGGAGCGGCAGAAGAAactggctctggagggTATCAGATGCATTGAGCCGCTCAAGAAAACAGCGCAACTCATCTCGCCACGGAAGATTGAAACTGATctcagtcacgtggaccGCTACGTGCGAACACAAATGTCTTCGCTTGCGTCGTCGTCCACTCCCCACCTGCTCATGTCCAGACATGTCATGCCACAGTTCCAATATGAGATTGAACGGCTCCGAGCTGTCTTCATGTTCTGTTccgagaagctcaagtGGACTGGAGACCATGCCGAGAGATATGACATTGACTTACAAGCGACGATGCAAAGCCGAAAGGCCACCACTCAGGAAGTGGCCATGTTGGTGTCGCATATGTGTGCTGCCTTGGGAGTGCACTGCCAGGTTATCCCAGGTATGCTCAAGGCCCCTGGAGGGGTGTTTGACTCGCGATCCACACTAACACCAAACCACTTCTGGAATGCGGTGCTTGTGGATGACCAATGGCGAGTCATGGACTGCACTCTTGCCAACCCTTCGTTCCCGCTGCGATATCAGTACTCTGCAGCCAGTGATCGAGCCTGCGACGACTTTTACTTCCTCGCTTCCCCTGCGGAGGCCATCTACACGCACATCCCCACCAAGGAGACGTACCAGCATCTTGAGCCCGGCCCTCTGGATCTCATGACCGCTCTTGCACTGCCTGTGCTGTGTCCTAAGTACTGGGACACGCGGGTCAAGCTCACCAACTACGACACCACTCTGATGCGgctcaagaacctcgagGTCGGAGAAGTGACCTTCACTGTGTCTCCAGACATGGAGATCTTTGCGGACGTGCAACCGGGCTCTTTTGCTGCCCATGGACACTCGGCCATGCTTGAATACGCAGCCTCCAGAACCATCCAAAAGGTGCCCACCTTGTGCCAGGTGTACTGGGAGTTTGGCAAGCGAATCTACCGGGTCAAGGCCGTTCTTCCTCCTGGTTTCGCACAGGGACTGGTCAACGTCTATTGTGGTcccaagggcaagaactCATCGCACAGAAAGAACCACCATCCTGTCGTGGCAGCCTTCCCCATCACACACAGTGGAACCACTCAGCAGTTTGAGTTTGTCATCAGACATCCCACTCCTCACTGCAAGCTGCAGGATCTCTATGTGGTCCAACCCCAGTGCTACAAACTCACAGTCGGCAACATCTACCACTTTGCCATCAAGCAGCACCCCAGCTCGGGCATCAACTCTGGCTCCGGCTTTGCCCGCACCAAAATCGCCATTCAGCCTCCTTCGGGCAAAATCACAAAACTCGTGCTCAAGGAAGAcgactccaccaccacccacgGGCTCTGGGAGCTCAGTGTCAAGTGTACCGAAAGCGGCCCCTGGCGGGCGCTGGTGCTCACTGACAGTGGCAGTGCATGGAGCGTCTTTGCTGAATGGCTCTGTAGCTAA